Below is a genomic region from Arcanobacterium haemolyticum DSM 20595.
CCGCCCCATGCTTGGCACAGCTCGGCTACTCCGAAGTCCCAGAAGCATTCGTTAAGGGCATGGTTGAGGACGTCACCAAGCAAGCCGAAAAGTACAAGAAGAACTTCTCCGGCGCATACGGTCAGATGGCTGCAGGCGGCAAGGTTGTTGGTCTGCCACAAGATACCGGCCCGCTCGTGTACTTCTATGACAAGGCTGAATTCGATGCTTTGGGCTTGAGCGTTCCAACCACCGTTGAAGAACTGAAGGAAACCGCGAAGAAGGCTGCCGAAAAGGGCAAGTTCATCCTCAACTTCGAACCAGACGAAGCCGCACACTGGCTCTCCGCACAGGCAGCAGCAGTTGGCGATCCATGGTTCTCCACCGAAGGTGGCAAGTGGAAGGTAAACGCACAAAACAAGGGCTCGGAAGTTGTGGCCAACTTCTGGCAAGAACTTATTGACGCGAATGCCGTTGGCACCATCAACCGGTGGGATGACGCCTACACCAAGGCTCTCACCGACAAGAAGATCATCGGTAACATCGGTGCAGCTTGGGAAGCAGGCTTCATGCTTGATCCAGTTGTTCCGGAAGGCAAGGAAGGCACCTGGCAGGTTGCTTTGCTGCCAAACTTCGGTGAAGGCGTCAAGTCCGGCCCAGATGGCGGTTCTGGCGTTGCCGTTATGAAGGGATGCAAGTTTATCGATGAAGCAATGGAGTTCAATAACTGGTTCAATACCCAGACTGCTGACCTCGCAACCCAGGGCCTCGTTGTTGCCGCTAAGGGCGATGTTGTGACCCCAGAAAAGATCAAGCGTCAGTTCGGTGGCCAGGACGTGTTCGCAGAACTCGCCAAGGCAAACGAAAGCCTCAACGCTGACTTCCAGTACATCCCAGGATTCTCTGCTGTAGGCCAGAAGATGGTTGACACCGCCGCTAACATCATCGATTCGAAGGGCAAGATTGCTGACATCTTCGCTGCTGCACAAGAAGAAGCAGTGAAGACTCTGAAGAATCTCAAGTTGCCAGTTGTAGAGTAACGGCTACTCCGCCGCCGAAAGAGATAAGAACTATTGAGACTACTACTGAGGTAAAATATGACTACTGCAGTAAAAACCGATAGCAGTGAAACAACTGCCGTTGCTATCCCACGGCATAGGCGTACACGGGAACGCCACGAAGCGCGAACTGGCTGGATCTTCATGTTGCCGTTCGTGTTGGGGTTCACCCTGGTATTCCTCCTGCCAATCGGTGCTTCAGTCTACTCATCGTTCTTCCAAGAAGTCTCTGACGGCGGCGGACTCTACGGCGGTAGCGAACTCGTCAAAGAGTTCGTTGGCCTAGAAAACTATTACAACACCGTTGCCAACGATCGTTTCTGGCTAGGGATCTTGCGGGTTATCCTCTACACGCTCATCCAGGTTCCTGTGATGATCTTCGTAGGTTTGGCATTGGCTCTCGTGCTCGATTCCATGCTGGTACGGCACGTGGGAATTTACCGGCTCGGCTACTTCCTTCCGTTCGCCATTCCCGGTATCGTGGCAGCGATTATCTGGCTCTACATCTACACTCCGGAAATTTCGCCTCTTGTATCCGTACTCAATTGGTTCGGACTAGATGTGGATTTCATGAGTAAAAACATCATCTTCTTCTCCATGGCCAACATGACAACATGGACCTACACGGGCTACAACATGTTAATTTTCTTGGCCGCTTTGCA
It encodes:
- a CDS encoding ABC transporter substrate-binding protein, whose product is MTLSHRSKVAAVLATASLAVAGLAGCSSDSDAKEPSASKGKSDAKIEYVHRLPDGEGMVKVQEIVDRWNKDHPDMTVKATKFDGKASDLFQKLQKDVATDTAPCLAQLGYSEVPEAFVKGMVEDVTKQAEKYKKNFSGAYGQMAAGGKVVGLPQDTGPLVYFYDKAEFDALGLSVPTTVEELKETAKKAAEKGKFILNFEPDEAAHWLSAQAAAVGDPWFSTEGGKWKVNAQNKGSEVVANFWQELIDANAVGTINRWDDAYTKALTDKKIIGNIGAAWEAGFMLDPVVPEGKEGTWQVALLPNFGEGVKSGPDGGSGVAVMKGCKFIDEAMEFNNWFNTQTADLATQGLVVAAKGDVVTPEKIKRQFGGQDVFAELAKANESLNADFQYIPGFSAVGQKMVDTAANIIDSKGKIADIFAAAQEEAVKTLKNLKLPVVE
- a CDS encoding carbohydrate ABC transporter permease, translated to MTTAVKTDSSETTAVAIPRHRRTRERHEARTGWIFMLPFVLGFTLVFLLPIGASVYSSFFQEVSDGGGLYGGSELVKEFVGLENYYNTVANDRFWLGILRVILYTLIQVPVMIFVGLALALVLDSMLVRHVGIYRLGYFLPFAIPGIVAAIIWLYIYTPEISPLVSVLNWFGLDVDFMSKNIIFFSMANMTTWTYTGYNMLIFLAALQAIPAELEEAARLDGATGFQVVTKVKVPMVRGAVLLSVLLSIVGTIQLFNEPAVLSTVNRWMGADYTPMMMAYNTMIGQITPSGDGPAAATSIVMAVIAGVLAVAYALIEKKVND